A genome region from Euphorbia lathyris chromosome 4, ddEupLath1.1, whole genome shotgun sequence includes the following:
- the LOC136226289 gene encoding uncharacterized protein, with translation MGVVVIDGSTVRDFVNDETHFNKSVDESFTRLDLNNDGVLSRTELRKAFESFRLIESHFGIDVATTPDQLTQLYDSIFEKFDCDKSGTIDADEFKGEIKNILMAIADGLGSSPIQMILEDNSHSFLRQAADLEASKLHQSQC, from the coding sequence ATGGGAGTGGTGGTAATAGATGGATCAACCGTCCGTGACTTCGTTAATGATGAAACTCATTTCAACAAAAGTGTGGATGAGTCGTTCACCAGGCTAGATCTGAACAACGATGGAGTATTATCCCGAACTGAGCTTCGAAAAGCATTCGAGTCTTTTCGTCTGATCGAATCTCATTTCGGAATCGATGTGGCTACCACACCGGACCAGCTCACTCAATTGTACGACTCCATATTTGAGAAATTTGATTGCGATAAGAGCGGCACCATTGATGCTGATGAGTTTAAGGGGGAAATTAAGAACATTTTGATGGCCATTGCTGATGGATTGGGCTCCAGTCCAATTCAGATGATTCTTGAGGATAATAGCCACAGTTTTCTTAGGCAAGCTGCAGATCTCGAAGCTTCTAAGCTTCATCAGTCTCAGTGTTAA